One window of Tepidanaerobacter acetatoxydans Re1 genomic DNA carries:
- a CDS encoding O-antigen ligase family protein produces MENVTIWMQNSLFINIIKFFSRPAIYQSSVLYRGICVLSDFISKAFRGSLFRAFFTNKSWENNAIKESRFMSVVLKLNKPIKKVLDILTNIVEDSFPINFVSKAVKLFIQVPLATAAHILLPSAASVLILKAVFESYTPKALIYHIILLIMLFFALSIKVSLNSLLSSSIAYKSCKWFLDGQDSNSFTLKHSQTGDLSRQDKSHLAVIGVLAGILYYYLHKLTFIKLCGLILMPALIYLWPWLGLALTALILPLAPTTYSVGIIGLTFLSVLLKNDKFKKSLPAAIIPSILFMISAGIAAAFSVARAESLKALPLYVAYFMIFYCASVLFCDSKTIKAVLAFLVISVMMISLLGIYQYFFVKVPTAEAWVDVKQFPELATRVYATLENPNVLGEYLGLAIPLLLGLFWASGKFRQKCLLTIVLGISTLCLVLTFSRGAWLGLAVAVLAFALIKEPKLLILLLILAILAPMFLPSVVTNRIASIGSLEDSSNAYRITIWIAALRMMKNYWLNGVGLGSTAFARAYRDYMIAGASAIHAHNLYLEVGLEMGILGLFALLWMAFRGFSEALIYVESNSKMSFVLAGIVAGLVGHLFHGLFDYVWYSPRIVMAFWMYFGMMSAIASGNLTDDMTGEKAA; encoded by the coding sequence ATGGAAAATGTAACCATATGGATGCAAAACAGTTTATTTATTAATATAATTAAATTTTTTTCAAGACCTGCAATCTACCAAAGCAGTGTTTTGTATAGAGGTATTTGCGTTTTAAGTGACTTTATTTCAAAAGCTTTTAGAGGTAGTTTATTTAGAGCTTTTTTTACCAATAAAAGCTGGGAAAATAACGCAATTAAAGAAAGTAGATTTATGTCCGTGGTTTTGAAGCTTAATAAGCCAATAAAAAAAGTTTTGGACATCTTGACTAATATTGTAGAAGACAGTTTTCCCATTAATTTTGTGTCAAAAGCGGTCAAACTTTTTATTCAAGTTCCGCTTGCAACAGCAGCTCATATTTTATTGCCGTCGGCAGCTTCAGTTTTAATTTTAAAGGCTGTTTTTGAAAGCTATACGCCTAAAGCACTTATATATCATATAATTTTATTAATCATGTTATTTTTTGCATTATCGATAAAAGTATCTTTAAATTCGCTTTTATCTTCCAGCATAGCATACAAATCATGTAAATGGTTTTTAGATGGACAAGATTCGAACAGTTTTACGCTTAAGCATAGCCAAACAGGTGATTTATCGCGTCAAGATAAGTCGCATTTAGCGGTAATTGGAGTTTTAGCAGGTATTTTGTATTATTATCTCCATAAACTTACGTTTATTAAATTATGCGGCCTTATTTTGATGCCTGCACTCATATATTTATGGCCATGGTTGGGCCTGGCCTTGACTGCGCTAATATTACCACTGGCTCCTACCACATATAGTGTTGGTATTATAGGGTTAACTTTTTTATCTGTTTTACTAAAGAATGACAAGTTTAAAAAAAGTTTACCTGCAGCTATTATACCATCAATACTGTTTATGATATCTGCAGGCATTGCGGCAGCGTTTTCCGTTGCACGAGCTGAAAGTTTGAAAGCTCTTCCTCTTTACGTGGCATATTTTATGATATTTTATTGTGCTTCAGTTTTATTTTGCGACTCTAAGACAATAAAGGCAGTGCTTGCTTTTTTGGTTATATCGGTTATGATGATTTCACTGCTAGGTATTTACCAGTATTTTTTTGTCAAGGTACCTACGGCTGAAGCTTGGGTGGATGTAAAACAGTTTCCGGAACTTGCAACTCGTGTATATGCAACTTTGGAAAATCCAAATGTACTGGGAGAGTATTTAGGCCTTGCAATACCGCTGCTTTTAGGACTATTTTGGGCATCCGGCAAATTCAGACAAAAATGTCTTTTAACTATAGTTTTGGGAATATCAACACTTTGTCTTGTTTTAACATTTTCCAGAGGTGCTTGGCTTGGCTTAGCTGTAGCTGTTTTGGCTTTTGCATTGATTAAAGAACCTAAACTTTTGATTTTATTGTTAATACTGGCTATTTTGGCCCCGATGTTTTTACCATCTGTTGTTACTAATCGTATTGCAAGCATCGGCAGCCTTGAGGACAGTTCTAATGCATACAGGATAACAATATGGATTGCAGCTTTGAGGATGATGAAGAACTACTGGTTAAATGGCGTAGGCTTGGGTTCAACAGCATTTGCCAGGGCCTACAGAGATTATATGATAGCAGGAGCTTCAGCCATTCATGCACACAACTTATATCTTGAAGTAGGACTTGAGATGGGAATTTTGGGGCTTTTTGCACTACTTTGGATGGCTTTTAGAGGGTTTTCGGAGGCGTTAATTTACGTGGAGAGTAATTCCAAGATGTCATTTGTGCTTGCAGGAATTGTCGCAGGTCTCGTTGGGCATTTGTTTCATGGGCTATTTGATTATGTATGGTACAGTCCGCGCATTGTCATGGCATTTTGGATGTATTTTGGAATGATGTCAGCCATAGCTTCCGGCAATCTTACCGATGATATGACAGGAGAGAAAGCAGCATGA
- a CDS encoding DUF4330 domain-containing protein, whose translation MSLIDNKGRIFGLINIIDLLVILLIIAVVGRFGTKAHQKSAGAVTKNIEVVLHVKEVRDATANVVKVGDVVKETKTNAVLGKVTNVEVEPSETLVETADGRVVVYPNPVYKDMLITLMGSGSAGDNAIVLGSNEIRVGTSLQLKTNLYSVTSTVMSINVQ comes from the coding sequence ATGAGCTTAATAGATAACAAAGGCAGGATTTTCGGTTTAATAAATATTATAGACCTGTTGGTTATATTGTTGATTATTGCAGTTGTAGGAAGGTTTGGTACTAAGGCTCATCAAAAGTCGGCAGGAGCAGTAACAAAGAATATCGAAGTGGTATTGCATGTAAAAGAGGTAAGAGATGCCACCGCAAATGTGGTTAAAGTTGGAGATGTTGTAAAAGAAACAAAGACAAACGCAGTTTTAGGTAAAGTGACAAATGTTGAAGTGGAGCCATCAGAAACATTAGTAGAAACTGCAGACGGTCGTGTGGTGGTATATCCTAATCCGGTATATAAGGATATGCTTATTACGCTGATGGGGTCAGGTTCCGCAGGAGATAATGCTATAGTTCTCGGCAGCAATGAGATTCGTGTTGGCACATCACTGCAGCTGAAAACCAATCTTTACTCGGTAACATCAACTGTAATGAGTATAAATGTACAATAG
- a CDS encoding glycosyltransferase family 4 protein, which yields MERLTVLLALMALDAGGAETHVVSLAKQLKKRGVEVIVASHGGKLTKALETSGIKHYTLPLDRKSPLNLIYSVNGLANIVKEHEVNVIHAHARIPAWVSQWVSFMTGCPYITTSHGIYSTGWGMGLITTWGRKVIAVSEDVKKHLINGFKVNPDKIFVIPNGIDLERFNPNIDSSQVERQLGLMHEDLKIVYVSRLMGARGEIALRLIEALPQIEKTFPNVKLIVVGEGDKYESIARMAAEYNSKTSENNVVVTGARLDTPLIMNMADVAVGVGRVALEAMAMEKPVIIAGEAGFMGILNPDNFEIAKKHNFSGRGSDMRTDADNIAKSIKELLSDIELRKKLGAFGRQKVARYFSIETMTDEVLNVYHQVIEEGKNELNR from the coding sequence ATGGAAAGACTTACGGTGTTATTGGCTTTGATGGCTCTTGATGCCGGCGGAGCTGAAACTCATGTTGTTTCTCTTGCCAAACAACTGAAAAAACGAGGGGTCGAAGTTATTGTGGCATCACATGGCGGAAAATTAACTAAAGCCCTGGAAACCAGTGGCATTAAGCATTATACTTTACCGCTTGACAGAAAATCGCCATTGAATTTAATATATTCTGTAAATGGTCTTGCGAATATTGTTAAAGAGCATGAAGTAAATGTAATTCATGCACATGCTCGCATTCCGGCATGGGTGTCGCAATGGGTTAGTTTCATGACCGGTTGTCCTTACATAACTACGTCCCACGGAATTTATTCTACAGGCTGGGGAATGGGGCTTATTACCACATGGGGCCGAAAGGTTATTGCCGTTAGTGAGGATGTAAAGAAACATCTGATAAATGGTTTTAAGGTAAACCCAGATAAAATTTTCGTAATTCCCAACGGAATAGACCTTGAACGATTTAATCCCAATATTGATTCTTCTCAGGTGGAAAGACAATTAGGACTAATGCATGAAGATTTAAAAATTGTATATGTCAGCCGCCTTATGGGTGCACGAGGAGAAATCGCTTTGAGGTTAATAGAAGCCCTGCCTCAGATAGAAAAAACTTTTCCAAATGTTAAATTAATAGTTGTCGGCGAGGGAGATAAATACGAATCTATAGCTCGAATGGCAGCCGAATACAATTCAAAAACCTCTGAGAATAATGTGGTTGTTACAGGTGCTCGCTTAGATACACCTCTAATTATGAATATGGCAGATGTTGCAGTTGGCGTGGGGCGGGTAGCTTTAGAAGCGATGGCCATGGAAAAACCTGTGATTATAGCGGGTGAAGCAGGATTTATGGGGATTTTAAATCCGGATAACTTTGAAATAGCAAAGAAACATAATTTTAGCGGCCGAGGCTCAGATATGAGAACTGATGCAGACAATATAGCTAAATCCATAAAAGAGCTATTAAGTGATATTGAATTGCGGAAGAAATTAGGGGCTTTTGGCAGGCAAAAAGTTGCAAGATATTTTTCTATTGAAACTATGACCGATGAAGTATTAAATGTATATCATCAGGTAATCGAGGAGGGCAAAAATGAGCTTAATAGATAA
- the ubiB gene encoding 2-polyprenylphenol 6-hydroxylase, which produces MFIIQLSSTYHHAKRYRQIMNVLIKYGFGYIVEKAGIILPKGITRENVDPTGKMTTAQKVVMMLQELGPTFVKLGQVLSTRPDLIPKDYIEELKKLQDNVAPFSFKEAKDQMEEDLGDKTDHIFLSIEEKPLAAASIGQVHRAVLKNGQDVVVKVRRPGIDKIITADLEIMLNLARLIEKHIPEVRIYDPIGKIEEFADAMHKELDFTREGFNIDKFRQNFEGDETIYVPKVFWEATAQKVLTIEYIKGYKVTELDEIINNDLDRKQIAVNGAKAMMKQIFIHGFFHADPHPGNIIIRPDGKIVFIDFGIVGRIDKYTKNKLADLIVSIINKDTKKIIGVLLELSQAEQELNISEIELDVEDLLDRYYGKDLKNIDMSKLLSEVFTIVAKYKIILPSNFTLLLKSLITIEGVGLELDPDFNIFETAKPFVNKMLRERYNPQHLLKTAVSTLQEFNKSVMLIPKLLNGLYQRTKIDSMKIDFDTRGTSKVISELNKMVNRLVFSLIVASLIIGSSLIIQADVEPFLLHYPLLGVAGFVTAGLLGVWLIASIIRTGRM; this is translated from the coding sequence TTGTTTATAATTCAATTAAGTTCCACTTATCATCACGCCAAAAGATATAGGCAAATAATGAATGTGTTAATTAAATACGGATTCGGATACATTGTTGAGAAAGCCGGTATAATCCTGCCTAAAGGAATTACGCGAGAAAATGTGGACCCAACCGGTAAAATGACAACAGCGCAAAAGGTTGTTATGATGCTCCAAGAATTAGGGCCTACCTTTGTAAAGTTGGGGCAGGTTTTAAGTACCAGGCCGGATTTGATTCCAAAGGATTACATAGAGGAACTTAAAAAGCTTCAAGATAATGTAGCCCCTTTCAGCTTTAAAGAAGCGAAAGACCAGATGGAAGAGGATTTGGGGGATAAGACCGACCATATTTTTTTATCCATCGAAGAAAAACCTTTAGCTGCCGCATCTATAGGACAAGTACATCGTGCGGTCTTAAAGAATGGTCAGGATGTTGTGGTTAAAGTCCGCAGGCCGGGTATAGATAAAATAATAACTGCCGATTTGGAAATCATGCTTAACCTTGCACGACTGATTGAAAAACACATACCGGAAGTGCGAATATATGACCCAATTGGTAAAATTGAGGAATTTGCCGATGCAATGCATAAGGAATTAGATTTTACCAGAGAAGGTTTTAATATAGATAAATTCAGGCAAAATTTTGAGGGGGACGAAACCATATATGTTCCCAAGGTATTCTGGGAAGCTACTGCTCAGAAGGTATTAACCATAGAATATATCAAGGGATACAAGGTTACAGAGTTAGATGAAATAATCAATAATGACTTAGATAGGAAACAAATTGCAGTAAACGGTGCCAAAGCCATGATGAAACAGATATTTATACATGGTTTTTTTCATGCAGACCCGCATCCAGGCAATATTATAATAAGGCCTGACGGGAAGATCGTATTTATAGATTTTGGCATAGTTGGTCGTATTGATAAATATACCAAAAATAAACTTGCAGACCTTATCGTAAGCATTATAAACAAGGATACCAAGAAAATTATAGGTGTGTTGTTAGAGTTGAGCCAAGCTGAGCAAGAATTGAACATATCTGAAATTGAACTGGATGTAGAAGATTTATTGGATCGATATTATGGTAAAGACCTTAAAAACATTGACATGTCTAAACTCCTAAGCGAAGTCTTTACTATTGTAGCTAAGTATAAGATTATTTTACCTTCGAATTTTACCCTTTTATTAAAAAGCCTTATAACTATAGAAGGTGTCGGGCTTGAACTTGATCCGGATTTTAATATTTTTGAAACAGCCAAACCCTTTGTTAATAAGATGCTTCGCGAACGCTATAATCCTCAACATCTTTTGAAAACTGCGGTATCAACATTGCAAGAATTTAACAAATCAGTAATGCTTATTCCAAAGCTTTTAAATGGTTTATATCAACGCACAAAAATCGATAGTATGAAAATAGATTTTGATACAAGGGGCACATCAAAAGTAATTTCGGAATTAAATAAAATGGTTAATCGCCTGGTTTTTAGCCTTATTGTGGCATCTTTAATAATCGGTTCTTCCTTAATAATACAGGCTGATGTCGAGCCGTTTCTTTTACACTATCCGCTGCTTGGTGTTGCAGGTTTTGTGACCGCCGGTTTACTGGGTGTTTGGCTGATAGCATCTATAATTCGAACCGGAAGAATGTAA
- the cobO gene encoding cob(I)yrinic acid a,c-diamide adenosyltransferase — MEKGYVQVYTGNGKGKTTAALGLAFRAAGRGMKVIMFQFLKGMDTGELKAAELLKPNFEIRRFAESKKFTWNLTKEEFDNLKQNVKDEYNQLAAVIKSKNYDIVILDEVMAAMHGGLLTVQEVERLIEEKPETVELILTGRDVPQEIIEKADLVTEMREVKHYFKIGVPARVGIEM, encoded by the coding sequence TTGGAAAAAGGATATGTGCAGGTGTATACGGGAAATGGAAAAGGAAAAACAACAGCAGCACTGGGACTTGCTTTTAGAGCTGCCGGCAGAGGTATGAAGGTAATAATGTTTCAGTTTTTAAAGGGAATGGATACCGGTGAGCTTAAAGCAGCGGAATTGCTTAAACCTAATTTTGAAATACGCCGATTTGCCGAATCAAAAAAGTTTACATGGAATCTTACGAAAGAAGAATTCGACAATTTAAAACAAAATGTAAAAGATGAGTACAATCAGCTTGCTGCCGTAATAAAAAGCAAAAATTACGATATTGTTATTTTAGATGAGGTTATGGCAGCCATGCACGGAGGTCTTCTTACGGTGCAAGAGGTAGAAAGACTTATTGAAGAAAAACCCGAAACCGTTGAATTAATTTTAACAGGAAGAGATGTACCACAGGAGATTATTGAGAAAGCCGATTTAGTTACTGAAATGAGGGAAGTAAAACATTACTTTAAAATAGGAGTGCCTGCAAGAGTCGGGATTGAAATGTAG
- a CDS encoding glucosamine-6-phosphate deaminase: MKIVVCKNPVELGEKSADAAALVLEKAISEQGSARILLSTGASQFETIKALRKKDIDWSKVEMFHLDEYINLPETHPASFRRYLKERFVNHVNLKKAYFVNGEGNIKKNIQALTDALRKQPIDLGIIGIGENAHIAFNDPPADFDTKEAYIVVNLDDKCKRQQVREGWFDSIEDVPSQAITMTPHQIMQCKTIISPVPFKVKAEAIKLTLENELTNEIPATLLKQHNDWTLYLDEDSSSMVDNRTIEKYLCVM, encoded by the coding sequence ATGAAAATCGTAGTATGCAAAAATCCTGTAGAGTTGGGAGAAAAGTCAGCTGATGCGGCAGCACTTGTATTAGAAAAAGCAATTTCTGAACAAGGTTCAGCGAGAATATTGTTATCGACAGGAGCATCACAATTTGAAACAATAAAGGCTCTGCGAAAAAAAGATATTGATTGGAGCAAGGTTGAGATGTTCCACTTGGATGAGTACATTAATTTGCCTGAAACACATCCTGCAAGCTTCCGAAGATATCTAAAAGAGAGGTTTGTGAATCATGTAAATTTGAAAAAAGCCTATTTTGTAAATGGAGAAGGCAACATCAAGAAAAACATTCAAGCATTAACAGATGCTTTAAGAAAGCAGCCGATTGATCTCGGCATAATAGGAATTGGAGAGAATGCCCATATTGCTTTTAACGATCCACCGGCAGATTTTGATACTAAAGAAGCATATATTGTTGTAAACTTAGACGACAAATGTAAAAGACAACAAGTTCGTGAAGGCTGGTTTGATAGCATAGAAGATGTACCTAGCCAAGCCATTACAATGACTCCGCACCAAATTATGCAGTGCAAGACTATTATTTCTCCTGTTCCCTTTAAAGTAAAAGCTGAAGCAATAAAACTTACTTTGGAAAATGAATTAACCAACGAGATACCCGCAACACTGCTAAAGCAACATAATGATTGGACTCTTTATCTTGATGAAGATTCATCATCAATGGTTGATAATAGGACGATAGAAAAGTATTTATGTGTTATGTAA
- the fba gene encoding class II fructose-1,6-bisphosphate aldolase: MPLVTSKEMFKKAYEGKYAIGAFNVNNMEIIQGIVEAAQEEKAPLILQVSAGARKYAKPLYLKKLVEAAVHDSGLPIVLHLDHGESFEICKSCIDDGFTSVMIDGSKYPFEENIELTKRVVDYAHERGVVVEAELGRLAGIEDAVKVSEQDALFTDPDEAVEFVERTGVDSLAIAIGTSHGAYKFKGEPKLDFERLEKISNMLPGFPIVLHGASSVPSEFVELCNKYGGQIPGAQGVPESMLRKAAEMGVCKINIDTDLRLAMTASVRKYLAENPSHFDPRQYLGPGRDAIKQMVIHKMRNVLGCSGKA, from the coding sequence ATGCCGTTAGTAACTTCAAAGGAAATGTTTAAGAAGGCGTATGAGGGTAAGTATGCCATAGGTGCTTTTAATGTTAATAATATGGAAATAATTCAGGGCATTGTAGAAGCAGCTCAGGAGGAAAAGGCTCCTCTCATACTGCAGGTATCTGCCGGCGCTAGAAAATATGCAAAACCGTTATATTTGAAAAAATTAGTTGAAGCAGCAGTTCACGATAGCGGTCTTCCAATAGTTCTTCACTTAGACCACGGCGAAAGCTTTGAAATATGTAAATCATGTATTGATGACGGCTTTACATCGGTTATGATTGATGGTTCAAAATATCCTTTTGAAGAAAATATAGAATTAACAAAAAGGGTAGTGGATTATGCACACGAGAGAGGCGTTGTAGTGGAAGCAGAACTTGGCCGGCTTGCAGGAATTGAGGATGCGGTAAAAGTATCTGAGCAGGATGCCCTTTTCACTGACCCGGATGAAGCAGTTGAGTTTGTAGAGCGAACAGGAGTGGACTCACTTGCTATCGCAATTGGAACTAGTCATGGTGCCTACAAATTCAAAGGCGAACCTAAGCTTGATTTTGAACGTCTGGAAAAGATTTCAAATATGCTGCCGGGCTTTCCTATAGTGCTGCACGGTGCATCTTCTGTACCTAGCGAATTCGTAGAACTTTGTAATAAGTATGGTGGCCAGATTCCAGGGGCGCAAGGTGTTCCAGAGAGTATGCTTAGAAAAGCTGCAGAAATGGGTGTTTGCAAAATTAATATAGATACCGACTTACGCCTTGCAATGACCGCATCTGTTAGAAAATATCTTGCAGAAAACCCGTCGCATTTTGACCCGCGTCAGTATCTTGGACCAGGCCGGGATGCCATCAAGCAAATGGTCATACATAAAATGAGAAATGTTTTGGGATGCAGCGGAAAAGCTTAA
- a CDS encoding M1 family metallopeptidase has product MKKVVTLVAAVLLIFLMFFILKTVFLHPIVKTEAQQPEENHIVYLPPERNVYDIKVEYDGINKIKAVMNLTYVNNTEDIFKELYFHLYPNMFSSSASVPFFKEDFYRAFPKGFSPGGINIQQVEQDGKDVAWSLIEDGEILKLILNHPVEPGNVSILNIQFELTIPQAKFRLGYQTFGDGKITLSLGNWYPILAVCKDDKWSIDKHYAIGDCTYSDISDYTVSFTVPEDFTVAASGILEEGYTKDNKAIFIYSIDSIREFAAAISNNYQTSTDIVDGIKIVSYFHPEDKRGGFMALNIAKYALGIFNDAFGKYPYPELRIAEANYYPGGMEFPTFIMMDTTKYTEPHISSTSLERSTAHEVAHQWWYGLVGSDQINEPWLDEGITEFSTAYYFEKRYGQPGRDSYFERYVNTCVDFVMKNHIHMLDPLPLFKNQQEYFPTVYTSGVLFYEDLRNQIGEENLLDFLRSYLETFKYKNVSLKEFEEFLRGKKYEALDESFYDKWLNP; this is encoded by the coding sequence TTGAAAAAAGTTGTTACACTTGTTGCTGCTGTATTACTTATATTTTTGATGTTTTTTATTTTAAAAACCGTATTTTTACATCCTATAGTAAAGACTGAGGCACAACAGCCCGAAGAAAATCATATTGTTTATCTGCCACCTGAGAGGAATGTTTACGACATTAAGGTCGAATATGACGGAATAAATAAGATAAAAGCCGTAATGAATTTAACATATGTAAATAATACTGAGGACATTTTTAAAGAACTCTATTTTCATCTTTATCCCAATATGTTTTCAAGCTCTGCCAGTGTGCCTTTTTTTAAGGAAGACTTTTATCGTGCATTTCCTAAAGGCTTTAGCCCCGGGGGAATAAACATACAGCAAGTTGAGCAAGATGGTAAAGATGTTGCCTGGTCTTTAATCGAAGACGGCGAGATACTTAAATTAATATTAAACCATCCGGTAGAACCCGGTAATGTATCAATTCTAAATATACAATTTGAGCTCACCATTCCACAGGCCAAATTTCGTCTGGGATACCAGACATTTGGAGATGGTAAAATAACCTTGTCGCTGGGTAATTGGTATCCTATCCTAGCAGTATGCAAGGATGATAAGTGGAGTATTGATAAGCATTATGCTATAGGCGACTGCACTTACAGCGATATATCAGATTACACTGTAAGTTTTACAGTGCCGGAAGACTTTACAGTTGCTGCATCAGGGATTTTAGAGGAAGGCTACACAAAAGATAATAAGGCGATTTTTATTTATTCCATTGACAGTATACGAGAATTCGCCGCAGCTATAAGCAATAATTATCAAACTTCAACAGACATAGTTGATGGTATAAAAATAGTGTCTTATTTTCACCCGGAGGATAAGAGGGGTGGTTTTATGGCACTAAATATTGCAAAATATGCCCTTGGTATTTTTAATGATGCGTTTGGAAAATACCCATACCCGGAGCTCAGGATTGCCGAGGCTAATTATTATCCGGGAGGCATGGAATTTCCTACTTTTATAATGATGGATACCACCAAATATACAGAACCACATATATCAAGCACTTCTCTGGAAAGGTCTACCGCCCATGAAGTCGCACATCAATGGTGGTATGGTTTAGTTGGAAGCGACCAAATAAACGAGCCATGGCTGGATGAAGGAATAACTGAGTTTTCCACTGCCTATTACTTTGAAAAGCGCTATGGGCAGCCCGGCAGAGATTCATATTTCGAAAGATATGTGAATACCTGTGTAGATTTTGTCATGAAAAATCATATACATATGCTGGACCCTCTTCCGCTTTTTAAAAATCAACAAGAATATTTTCCAACTGTTTATACATCCGGTGTATTATTTTATGAAGACCTGCGAAATCAAATCGGTGAAGAAAACTTATTAGACTTTTTGCGGTCATATCTGGAAACGTTCAAGTATAAAAATGTCAGCCTAAAAGAGTTTGAAGAATTCTTGAGAGGCAAAAAATATGAAGCTCTTGATGAGAGCTTCTACGACAAATGGCTTAATCCTTGA
- a CDS encoding L,D-transpeptidase, whose product MKPIKVITFLIVLTSAVMIPWVTGEKTEFAPLSTEGAESESIILEKPEIDVLQEIKPKPLSKFPSKITVLKANEITAVNIRELPSSDSKSLGVVYGDLVNVEVIKNLDNGYTEVSCKDYRTMKPICGFVPTEYIQEVDLNEKFGVIVDLSEQKVDIYENGNIIKTFLCSTGLDENGCGTPDGLYRIGERGDSFYSPKYKQGGYYWVRFNNNYLFHSVPFDENKKIIEEEAEKLGQKSSHGCIRLSLDDALWFYKNIPQGTPVVIKD is encoded by the coding sequence TTGAAACCTATCAAAGTAATTACTTTTTTGATTGTGCTGACCTCAGCTGTAATGATACCATGGGTAACCGGAGAAAAAACTGAGTTTGCTCCACTTTCGACAGAAGGTGCAGAATCAGAGAGTATCATATTGGAAAAACCGGAGATTGATGTCTTGCAAGAGATTAAACCAAAACCATTAAGCAAGTTTCCAAGCAAGATAACCGTCTTAAAAGCCAATGAAATAACAGCCGTGAATATCAGGGAGCTGCCGTCTTCAGATTCCAAAAGCTTAGGTGTGGTTTATGGAGATTTGGTAAATGTAGAAGTTATAAAGAATTTAGATAATGGCTATACAGAAGTGAGCTGCAAGGACTATAGAACGATGAAACCAATTTGCGGTTTTGTTCCCACAGAATACATACAAGAAGTTGATTTGAATGAAAAATTTGGGGTAATAGTTGACTTAAGTGAACAGAAGGTAGATATTTACGAAAATGGTAACATTATTAAAACTTTTTTATGTTCCACAGGCCTAGATGAAAATGGCTGTGGTACCCCCGACGGTCTGTACCGCATAGGTGAAAGAGGGGACTCTTTTTACAGTCCTAAGTATAAACAAGGTGGCTACTATTGGGTAAGATTTAATAACAACTATCTTTTCCATAGCGTGCCCTTTGACGAAAATAAAAAGATTATTGAAGAAGAAGCGGAAAAACTGGGTCAAAAGTCATCTCACGGGTGCATACGTCTTTCCTTAGATGATGCCCTATGGTTTTATAAAAACATACCACAGGGCACTCCGGTCGTAATCAAGGATTAA